A genome region from Brassica oleracea var. oleracea cultivar TO1000 chromosome C2, BOL, whole genome shotgun sequence includes the following:
- the LOC106327263 gene encoding calmodulin-binding transcription activator 4-like produces MQSEYEISTLYQEAHTRWLKPPEVHFILQNHERYQLAHTPPQNPTSGSLYLFNRRVLKFFRKDGHQWRRKKDGRAIAEAHERLKVGNVEALSCYYVHGEHDPTFQRRIYWMLDPEYDHIVLVHYRDISDGKEGRQSSGTVLQFSQNASTLFSSPSSIGTQNARYNHYIGDSTDLLQQHSSTSPEVNSEAVFNSNGVETPQGSGSSYEFENRQAIKRLEEQLSLGDDIVSTVDPLYAQNESLDSLQFLAQPGTVYQRPENNKLERCYGGYVGAQYNVDPLYSQNESLDSLLSLDCTEDINHHAQPASGHQRPENNRLERSYGGYIGADYHPNNLTLAKNDTGGNGGSGDQESESWKDVLEACEASVALNSEGSTPSSVKGLLPGMQEDSNWSYSNQADQGTLLLPQELGSFEHPGCYPELGAPENNAEYSRVMDDEGINRMPLQQEMRPAVSHKQEFTIQDVSPEWGYANETTKVIIIGSFLCDPTESTWSCMFGSVEVPFEIIKEGVIRCEAPPCGPGKVNLRITSGDGLSCSQIKEFEYRDKPDTSCSRCSRDELFLLVRFVQTLLSDKKSNIEPGSDKLKKIKADDDDEEWSHIIDTILDDTATPSSTVDWLLQKLLKDKLDAWLSSRSQDEDQTSCSLSKQEQGIIHMVAGLGFDWALHPILSLGVSVDFRDSNGWSALHWAARYGREKMVAALIASRASAGAVTDPNAQDPAGKTAASIAAANGHKGLAGYLSEVALTNHLSSLTLEETEHSLGSAQMQAEMIVNSISGRSPPGNDDPHSRAALRNVAQAAARIQAAFRAHSFRKRQEREAAMAACYQEYGIYADIEGIAAMSKLAFGNVKNYNSAALSIQKKYRGYKGRKEFLAKRQKVVKIQAYVRGYQVRKHYKVICWAVGILDKVVLRWRRKGVGLKGFRQDVESREEESEDEDILKVFRKEKVDGAVNEAFSRVLSMTNSPDARQQYQRVLKRYCQTKAELGKTETLGTYGGDEDDNVLLDIADMQYENLRTLP; encoded by the exons ATGCAGTCCG AATACGAGATTAGTACTCTGTACCAAGAAGCTCATACTCGTTGGTTGAAACCCCCTGAGGTGCACTTCATTTTGCAGAATCATGAACGCTATCAGCTAGCACATACGCCACCTCAAAACCCTACCA GTGGGTCTTTGTATCTTTTCAATAGAAGGGTTCTTAAGTTCTTCCGTAAAGATGGTCATCAATGGCGCAGAAAGAAGGATGGTAGAGCTATTGCTGAAGCACACGAACGCCTTAAG GTGGGTAACGTCGAGGCTTTGAGTTGTTATTATGTGCATGGAGAGCATGACCCTACTTTCCAGAGACGTATCTACTGGATGCTAGATCC GGAGTACGACCATATTGTCCTTGTTCATTACAGGGACATAAGTGACGGAAAAGAG GGAAGACAAAGTAGTGGAACTGTTTTGCAGTTCTCACAGAATGCTTCCACTCTCTTTTCAAGTCCAAGCTCCATTGGGACTCAGAATGCAAGATACAATCACTACATTGGTGACTCTACTGATCTACTTCAGCAGCATTCATCTACTTCTCCGGAGGTTAACTCTGAAGCTGTCTTTAACAGTAACGGAGTTGAGACCCCTCAAGGCAGTGGAAGCTCTTATGAGTTTGAAAACAGGCAGGCTATAAAGAGGCTTGAGGAACAGCTGAGTCTCGGTGATGACATTGTTAGTACTGTTGATCCACTCTACGCTCAAAACGAAAGTTTGGATAGTCTCCAGTTTCTTGCTCAGCCAGGGACTGTGTATCAGAGACCAGAGAATAACAAACTAGAAAGGTGTTATGGAGGGTATGTTGGAGCCCAATATAATGTAGATCCACTCTACAGTCAAAATGAAAGTTTGGATAGTCTCTTATCTTTGGACTGTACTGAGGACATCAATCACCATGCTCAACCAGCAAGTGGACATCAGAGACCAGAGAATAATAGATTAGAGAGAAGTTACGGAGGGTATATTGGAGCCGACTATCATCCTAACAATCTCACCCTCGCAAAGAATGATACAG GTGGTAATGGAGGGAGTGGAGATCAAGAGTCTGAATCTTGGAAAGATGTGCTGGAGGCATGTGAGGCTTCTGTAGCTCTTAACTCTGAG GGAAGCACACCAAGTTCGGTGAAAGGATTACTACCTGGGATGCAGGAAGATTCTAACTGGAGTTACAGCAACCAGGCTGACCAAG GTACATTGTTGTTGCCTCAAGAACTTGGTTCTTTCGAACATCCTGGTTGTTATCCTGAGCTAGGAGCTCCAGAGAATAATGCCGAGTACAGTAGAGTAATGGATGATGAAGGGATTAACAGGATGCCTCTCCAGCAAGAAATGAGACCGGCGGTTTCACATAAGCAAGAGTTTACTATCCAGGACGTTTCACCAGAGTGGGGTTACGCCAATGAAACTACAAAG GTGATAATCATTGGATCATTTCTCTGTGATCCAACTGAATCAACATGGTCTTGCATGTTTGGAAGCGTTGAAGTTCCTTTTGAGATCATTAAGGAAGGTGTCATACGCTGCGAAGCCCCTCCATGTGGCCCTGGGAAAGTGAACTTACGCATTACTTCTGGAGATGGACTCTCTTGTAGTCAAATAAAAGAATTCGAGTATCGTGACAAGCCTGACACATCTTGCTCTAGGTGCAGTCGAGATGAGCTTTTCTTACTTGTAAGGTTTGTGCAAACTCTTCTATCAGATAAGAAAAGTAACATAGAACCGGGCAGTGATAAGTTGAAGAAAATCAAAGCTGATGATGATGATGAGGAATGGAGCCATATCATTGACACGATTCTAGATGACACTGCAACACCATCAAGTACAGTTGATTGGCTTCTACAAAAACTGCTTAAAGATAAACTGGATGCGTGGCTGTCTTCGAGATCACAAGATGAAGATCAAACATCTTGTTCTTTGTCAAAGCAAGAACAAGGCATTATTCATATGGTTGCAGGCCTTGGATTCGATTGGGCACTTCATCCAATTCTTAGTCTTGGAGTCAGTGTGGATTTTCGTGATAGTAACGGATGGAGCGCTCTTCATTGGGCTGCGCGCTATGGGAG AGAAAAAATGGTGGCTGCCCTTATAGCTTCAAGGGCATCAGCTGGAGCAGTGACTGATCCCAACGCGCAAGACCCTGCTGGTAAAACCGCAGCTTCCATAGCTGCCGCTAACGGCCACAAGGGTCTCGCCGGTTATTTATCCGAGGTGGCGCTAACAAACCATCTCTCCTCGCTCACACTCGAGGAAACAGAACACTCTCTAGGCTCAGCTCAAATGCAAGCTGAGATGATCGTGAATTCCATCTCAGGAAGAAGTCCTCCCGGTAATGACGATCCACATTCACGGGCAGCGTTGAGAAACGTAGCTCAAGCAGCTGCGAGAATCCAGGCAGCGTTTCGTGCGCATTCGTTCAGAAAGCGACAAGAGAGAGAAGCAGCTATGGCTGCTTGCTATCAGGAGTACGGGATCTACGCAGATATCGAAGGGATCGCAGCCATGTCGAAGCTAGCGTTTGGAAATGTGAAGAACTACAACTCAGCAGCTTTGTCTATCCAGAAGAAGTACCGTGGCTATAAAGGTCGAAAAGAGTTTCTTGCCAAGCGCCAGAAAGTTGTGAAGATACAG GCTTATGTTAGAGGTTACCAAGTAAGGAAGCATTACAAGGTTATCTGCTGGGCAGTAGGAATTCTAGATAAGGTTGTACTGAGGTGGAGAAGAAAAGGTGTTGGCCTTAAAGGGTTTAGGCAAGATGTAGAGAGTAGAGAGGAGGAGAGTGAAGATGAAGACATTCTCAAAGTGTTCCGCAAGGAGAAAGTAGACGGAGCAGTGAACGAGGCTTTCTCTCGTGTTCTATCGATGACTAATTCTCCGGACGCTCGCCAGCAATACCAGCGCGTGCTCAAGAGATATTGTCAGACAAAG GCTGAGCTTGGGAAAACAGAGACATTAGGAACATACGGTGGTGATGAGGATGATAATGTGTTGCTGGACATAGCGGATATGCAATATGAGAATTTGCGTACACTGCCTTGA
- the LOC106324804 gene encoding probable DNA primase large subunit, with amino-acid sequence MEVIRSQKRTPSNDTVSNPKIPLYLTAPPMEVRLEEFELFAVDRLRVLKGVSDGLARGRNPKEMDDLVDTLWKEHMRDPDASVMLNKDIISHFVLRLVYCRSDELKKWFLSMETALFRHRFRLQNFEAQRAIVGEFGLPYKAVTGAELEGLKERLGQVVRSLGQISPTVEAVYYKVPFEEVPDLVASRRVLIQKGYAFVAGSQLVSLVVTQFRSHISKALILTNRKWTTTIQEREKDRLTPIVEALSTSYLGPDYSQSTEYAEISLMDIDQVAKSSFPLCMRHLFEKVREDHHLKHGGRMQLGLFLKGVGLKLDDALAFWRAEFTKKVGSERFDKEYAYSIRHNYGKEGKRTDYTPYACQKIILSAPGAGDHHGCPYRHFSEDNLRAALGRMGLSSRGMEGVMDQVRNKHYQLACTMTFEAVYGTSCDAGINHPNQYFEESQKILKSKTPPAPV; translated from the exons ATGGAGGTGATACGATCTCAGAAACGAACTCCCTCCAACGACACCGTTTCAAATCCCAAGATCCCACTATACCTCACAGCTCCCCCGATGGAAGTCCGATTAGAAGAATTCGAGCTCTTCGCAGTAGATCGCCTCCGAG TTCTAAAAGGGGTCTCAGATGGATTAGCCCGCGGGAGAAACCCTAAGGAAATGGACGATCTG GTGGACACTTTGTGGAAAGAACATATGAGAGATCCCGATGCGTCTGTAATGTTGAACAAGGATATAATCTCACATTTTGTGTTACGTCTCGTTTATTGCAGATC GGATGAATTGAAGAAATGGTTTCTTAGCATGGAAACTGCTCTTTTCCGACATAGGTTCCGGCTTCAGAACTTTGAAGCTCAG AGAGCAATTGTGGGAGAGTTTGGATTACCGTATAAGGCAGTCACAGGAGCAGAACTTGAG GGTTTGAAGGAGAGGTTGGGGCAAGTGGTACGTTCACTGGGTCAAATTTCACCTACCG TTGAAGCCGTATACTATAAG GTTCCTTTTGAAGAGGTTCCTGACCTTGTAGCTAGCCGGAGAGTACTTATACAGAAAGGGTATGCCTTTGTTGCTGGGAGTCAG TTGGTTTCTCTTGTTGTCACACAATTTCGATCTCATATATCAAAGGCCCTCATCTTGACAAACAG AAAATGGACTACTACCATTCAAGAGCGAGAGAAAGACAGACTAACTCCA ATAGTAGAAGCCTTATCTACAAGCTACTTGGGTCCCGATTATTCTCAG TCAACTGAGTACGCCGAGATATCACTTATGGATATTGATCAAGTTGCCAAGAGTTCCTTCCCACTTTGTATGAGGCATCTTTTTGAAAAA GTTCGAGAAGATCATCATCTAAAACATGGAGGAAGAATGCAACTGGGTCTATTTTTGAAG GGTGTGGGTCTGAAGCTGGATGACGCCCTAGCATTTTGGAGAGCAGAATTCACCAAAAAG GTTGGCTCTGAGAGATTCGATAAAGAGTACGCCTACTCCATTCGCCATAACTACGGGAAGGAAGGCAAGAGAACG GATTATACCCCTTATGCTTGTCAGAAGATCATCTTATCTGCACCTGGTGCTGGGGATCATCATGGCTGTCCTTATCGACATTTCAG TGAGGATAACCTGAGAGCAGCACTTGGTAGAATGGGATTGAGTTCTCGTGGAATGGAAGGTGTTATGGATCAAGTGCGGAACAAACATTATCAG CTTGCATGCACAATGACATTTGAAGCTGTTTATGGTACATCGTGTGATGCTGGTATCAACCATCCGAACCAATACTTCGAGGAGAGTCAGAAGATTTTGAAATCCAAGACGCCCCCTGCTCCGGTTTAA